DNA from Daucus carota subsp. sativus chromosome 1, DH1 v3.0, whole genome shotgun sequence:
CTAATGTCTAACCAATGAAATTACTCAGAATAGCTTCTTCTTTTCTGTAGTACAACACTGTATATTGTATTTAAAATGATAGAGTAGTTGGAGAATGACTTAAATTTGGAACATATGAAAAAGTATCCATGTTTACCTTTTGAGTTTCAGGAGCGAATTTTGAATCCCAGCTACGGACTCCATTCCCTTTATAGGTCTCCATGTGGCGCATTGCAAAGATTCCACAATCAATAGAATTGTTTGTCGTGCGCCATTTCATCTGAAGTCGTGTGATTTCAACATTCAACAAATTTCTAGCTTTCACCTCACTAACATTCATcatgtattttacaaaattctCTTTCTGCAAAGAGGGTTTACAAAACCAATTAGAATGATTTTTGTGTATTCGAATCAAAATCTAATACATGAATTAATAAGGATATACATGATACAAAATATATTGCATAATAAATAAAGAATATCAAGAATATGCCATACCAAGTTTTGCGGGTAACCATCATAAATGCTTGTAATTGAATCTCCTAAACAATTGTTGTCCAAAATCTCAATTGCAGGGTTTTTTAAATTGAAGCACACCACATAGAAATGGTTGATATAATGGATGGGGAAGAAGACCTGCATTTCATTTTGACATCTTAAATATAggcaaagaaataaaaaaattaaagcatAGTGATAAAATAAACACATAGTAACACAAGAAATTTAATGAATCATGAAATACCAGATCAACATTGCTGATGCTCACAGAAAATTGAGCAAGTACTTCATTAAAATTTGAACAAAACCTCTTGTACTTCATTTCACTCGAACTTAAGCAATCGGGATCTTTTTCATCATGAGTAGGGTTGATTTCGTTTGTTCTGGTCATTGTATTAAGTTGTTGACAATAAATTTAAAGAATataagcaaaaagaaaaaaaaggacaATGgagataaataattatttccaTTACTGATAAAAACATTACTTAGCCAAAAGAGATAAATGCACAAGCAACAACAGTTTTATTAGATGATGGACTCATGTAGCAGTTGATCTATTAACTAGGAATATGAGTACTCTGTTCTTGAGGTTTACTTAGGATTGCAAATTCCAATATAGCATCCTACTAGGTAACAGATGCATgataatatgtaaaatcataAGGTCCTTTTATTTTTTCAACTCTATTGTATGGAATTGTAAtagaatttaagataaaacattaaatataaaaaaatcaggACAATAGAGAttattactaattttaaattctttttaataCCATTGTGTATGTATTGCAAAAAAATCTCCTCGGAGAATCAAGTGATCTGAACCTCTCATCATCATTCAAGATACAGGTGAAAGTATCCACAACAGCAGTATATATTTGACAGCCATCACGCAACGATTGAAATTGTTGCTTCAAACATATATAATGTCCATTCCAAAAGAAAATTTGTTGACTGCAAtgcaagaaaaaatatatatattataatcctATTTTGTAGACAAAATTAACACTattattataaatcataaattcaACTTACAGTGGCAAATAATTGTTTGCATTAAGCCAACACCAAGTGTCTTCCTCCACTTTTGACAACTTTAACTTGTCAATGTCAATGGTTCGCTGACGAAACGGTGATTTCTGAAATTCACCTATTTTCATTTCCCTCCTTGGCCTTTGTCAAACATTCATTTGATTTATGTTAGCTTTTGCATTTTCCAAATCATTGCGTTCACAACTGTCAGAATTGAGAGATTAGCATATTACTAGACATGAGCAGTACAAGGCTAATTGAGAGCTACAACTGTCTAAAACACAAAATAAGCCTACTAGTTCATTCTATATTTTTGTTATCTAATTGGGCAAATAAAgtgaataaaaaagaaaaaaaacagaaaCTAATTAAACCTTTTATCCACTATTGCTGGTGCTTTTTTGATGCCAGAAAATTGATGCAACCTCTCAAATTGCTCTTCAAGTTTCTCCAATTCTGAATTGGAAGGGAATAATGCCCGTGCAATTTTTAAATTGTTACGGCAGGATGTTTGCAAAGTTTCCATTTGTTTAAGTTCTTCTTTGATCAGTTGCATTGTTTCCTACAAGATTGAACAATAAACGATTGTAAGAAGAGAATAATGTGAAAGGGTTAGAATCCAACTATAAATGTATGACTACTTACATCTTCCTTTATAAAATCTTCATTAACGTAATCAGCACTTATGTCTCTAGCAACAGACATGATTGCTATGTCTACTGTTTTGTTAGTGCTAACCATTTGAAATAAATCATCAACTCCTTTAATTGTTTCCATTGGGGTATGAAAGTGCTGACTTGTTACCAAGCTCTATAATGCAAAGTACCACTAAGTAAacataattacaaaaaaaataacacacaaacatttatattattatcagTGAAAACAAATGACAAATACCATTTCACTGGTCTTTTTATCATCCCGATTAAGAACGTGTTCAACTCCTGCAGTTGTAGTTGTAGTTTTTGGTGAGACTATAACATCCTTAAACAACAGACAACAAATTGTTAGTATCATCAATAGATGCACCGAATTTAAAGCTATgatacacacgagaaataaataaataaggaaAAGGAATGATATTACCGGAGGAACCAATGCTTGTTGGTCTGGAATTGAATTTTTTCCTAATGTCGTCCTTATATCACCTCCAATTTCAATTGAAAAACCACCAGATGGCAGAAGGGAAGCAGGCATACTacaaaaaatcaacaaaaaatttatttacacgcacaaatatatacaaattgatATAACATTGATTCATGAAAGTTTTAACTTGTTTCAATTTTGAAAGGGTGATGAACAAATAAAATTACCTGTTGGACGTAGATGTTTTGTTTCTATCTGCTTCTACTTTGTCTTTGCACTGACCCTTCAAATCTTCAACTTGCTAGAAAAGTGTTATCATAATTAATGGATTAATGATGAAAACAGGTATGAAGATTAAAACAGGTATGAAAACAGGTATGAAGATGAAAACAGGTTTGACCGTTTTCCAGGGTCTCTATTTgcataatattttcattttctcaCCTCAGTTTCTTGCTCCCCAATATTTTTAGTACCATCATCTTCCTGAGAATCGTCTAATTCCTCACAATCCGCCTTCTGTAAAAGAGATTATATAATTCATACTTATATAACTATAATCTGACATTTATACGTGTTTCAAAGTAAAAACACAAGAACAAACAGAAGTAAGGAAGCATTAATACCGAAGTAAGAAAACCAAGTACAAATCTGGTTAA
Protein-coding regions in this window:
- the LOC108217325 gene encoding uncharacterized protein LOC108217325 isoform X2, whose translation is MPASLLPSGGFSIEIGGDIRTTLGKNSIPDQQALVPPDVIVSPKTTTTTAGVEHVLNRDDKKTSEMSLVTSQHFHTPMETIKGVDDLFQMVSTNKTVDIAIMSVARDISADYVNEDFIKEDETMQLIKEELKQMETLQTSCRNNLKIARALFPSNSELEKLEEQFERLHQFSGIKKAPAIVDKSCERNDLENAKANINQMNV
- the LOC108217325 gene encoding uncharacterized protein LOC108217325 isoform X1, yielding MPASLLPSGGFSIEIGGDIRTTLGKNSIPDQQALVPPVISFLFLIYLFLVCIIALNSVHLLMILTICCLLFKDVIVSPKTTTTTAGVEHVLNRDDKKTSEMSLVTSQHFHTPMETIKGVDDLFQMVSTNKTVDIAIMSVARDISADYVNEDFIKEDETMQLIKEELKQMETLQTSCRNNLKIARALFPSNSELEKLEEQFERLHQFSGIKKAPAIVDKSCERNDLENAKANINQMNV